From the bacterium genome, the window TCGGCCGCGGCAGGCTCCAGGCCTGCCTCCCTGGCGATCTCGAGCGCGATCTGGCCGAGCATACGATAAAGGTCGGTCACTCGCGACCCGCGCTCCGGCTCCGCCCCTTCGTCGATCGCCTCGAGAGCCGCCACATGTCGCCGCACCGTCTCCACGTCACCGCGCCGGACGGGGCCGGTCAGGGCGGCCACCGGACCATGCCGGCGGAGGTTCGCCAATGCCCCTTCGGCCAGGGGCCCCAGCCCGTCCATGGCTTCCTGCTCGTTCCAGCCGGCGGCTTTGAGCAGCTCCACCGCCTCGCGCAGAAGAGCGTCGACGTAGTTGGAGGCGAACACGGCGGCCGCGTGATACAGGACACGCTGGCTGTCGTCGACGTGTTTGGGTCGGGCGCCCAGATCGCAAGCCAGCCCGGCGAGCTGCCGGCGCAGCGGCGATGTGCTGGCGTCAACCGCGACCACGATCCCGCGAAACGATGCGGGCGGCCGCGGCTCGGGGAAACTCTGCAGGGGATGAAACGACCCGACGGCGTGGCGGGCGCGAAGCGGTTCGAGCGACGCCAGGTCCAGGGCTCCGCTGAGATGGCAGAAAGCCACCCTCCGGGGAATCGGCCCGTGAGCCGCCAGTCCGGCGGCCATGCCCGGCACAGCGCCGTCGGGGACGGCGAGGAAGACGATCGCCCGCGGCAGCGAGCCGAGCCTCTCGACGAGACTTTCCTGCCCCGTCCGCGCCGGCCACAGCTGCGCCGGGTGACCGGCGGCTTTCAGCGCCCGAGCCAGGCTGCGGCCGAGGTTTCCCCGACCGGCGACGATCAGCTGCGGCGGCGCCGGCGTGCTAGGAAGCGGTCGAGCTGGCGGCGGCGGATTCCGGCGCCTCGTGGGCGAGGATCTCGTCGAGCTCTTTCCCATCCAGCGTCTCGACGACCTTCAAGCGTTCGACCACGGCGTCCATCTTGTGGCGCTGCGCCGTGAGAATGACCTTCGCCGTCTGGTAGCCGTGGTTGACGATGCTGCGGATCTCTTCGTCGATGACCGCGGCCACCTCTTCTGAATAGTTCCTCTGCTCACCCAGGTCACGGCCCAGGAAGACGAGCTCTTCGCGATGCCCCATCGCCACCGTCCCCAGCTTGTCCGACATCCCCCACTGGGTCACCATGCGTCGCGCCATCTGGGTCGCTTTTTGAATGTCGTTCTCGGCGCCGGACGTGATGTCGCCGAACACGATCTCCTCCGCGACGCGCCCACCCATGATGCCGGCAATCTGGTCCATCAACTCATCACGCGAGATGAGGTACTTGTCCTCTTCGGGGAGGCTCAGCGTCCAGCCAAGCGCCATTCCACGCGAGATGATCGAGACCTTGTGCACCGGATCGGCGTGCGGCAGCGCCTTCATCACCAGCGCGTGGCCGGTCTCGTGGTACGCGATCACCTCTTTTTCGTGATCCGAGATACGACGGCTCTTGCGCTCCGGACCCGCGATCACACGAGCGATGGCCTCCTCAAGCTCATCCATGCCGATCACTTTCTTGTTGGCGCGGGCGGCGAGGATGGCGGCCTCGTTGATCAGGTTGGCCAGGTCGGCGCCGCTGAAGCCCGGTGTCTGGCGGGCCAGCACCTCCAGGTCGACGGTGGAGTCGAGCGGCTTGTTTCTCGCGTGCACATCGAGGATCGAGCGGCGGCCTTTGATGTCAGGCCGGTCGAGGGTGACGTGGCGGTCGAACCGGCCCGGCCGCAGCAGCGCGGGGTCGAGCACGTCCGGCCGGTTGGTCGCGGCGATGATGATGACGTGGGTGTTGGTGTCGAAACCATCCATCTCGACGAGCAATTGGTTGAGTGTCTGCTCTCGCTCATCGTGCCCACCGCCCAGGCCGGCGCCGCGCTGGCGCCCGACGGCGTCAATCTCGTCGACGAACACGATGCAGGGTGAGTTCTTCTTGGCCTGGTCGAACAGGTCCCGCACGCGGCTCGCGCCCACACCGACGAACATCTCGACGAACTCCGAACCCGAGATGGAGAAGAACGGCACCCCCGCCTCTCCCGCCACCGCCTTGCTCAAAAGCGTCTTACCGGTCCCGGGAGGCCCGACGAGCAACACGCCCTTCGGGATTCGCGCGCCCAGGGCGACGAACTTCTCGGGGTACTTCAGGAACTCGACGATCTCAGTCAGCTCCTGCTTCGCCTCATCGACGCCGGCAACGTCCGCGAAAGTGATCGCCGGTTTGTCGCCCGCGATCATGCGGGCGCGCGACCGTCCGAAGGAGATCGCCTGGTTGTTGCCGCTCTGGGTCTGTCTCAGCACCCACCACATGAAGGCGGCGATAAGGATGACCAGGATGATGTTCGGGAGCAGCACGCTCAGCAGGTAGTTGCCGCCGTTGTTCTTGTCGTACTTGATCGTCACGTGGTTGGTCATGAGGTCATCGACGAACTTGCACTGGCCAGAGCAATCGGGCAGGGTGACGCTGTGCTTGTGGCCTTCGGAGTCGAGCGCCGTGCCATCGGTGCCGCTGATCTCGAGCGATCTGACCGTGCCTGACGAAGCGTTGCTCATCAAGGTCGAGAAGTCCCAGTCGCTTGCGTTCTGGCCGCTCTGGATCGACTGCCAGGTGAACCAGAACACCAGGCCGAGGACGACGACCAGTGCGAAATAAAAAAGGCTGGAGCGGGGGAATCGGCTCAACTGGGCTCTCCTCGAGGGCTGATCGGCGTTTCTAGCCTAGCAACTTTCGGCCTCCAGCGGACCGGCATCGGAGTGATGCCGACATGCACCGCCGCCTGACCCGGCGGGCTCATCAGCTCGGAGTCCACGGCGACGCCAGGGACCCAGGCCAGCCGGTCCCCGGCGAAAACCAGAGGCCAGGCATCGCGCTCCTCGCGCGGGATTCGCGCGTCCACAAAGATGTCCTGCAGCTTGCGACTGCCGCGCCCGCCAAACGGCCGCATCCGCAAGCCCGGCCGGCGGAAACCCACACGCAGTTCGAGCTCGGGGCGAAGGTGCGTCGCCGCCGGGTCGTCGCAACCGCGGCACCGCACGACCTCCAGGCGCGGGCGCGCACCGTTTTCCACGGGCCGCTTCGGTGGCGACGCCACGACCTCCATGCGGTCCCCCACGATACGGAAACGCAGCCCGCCGGGAAGGTCGACGCCACGCCCGCCGCGGCCGGGGCGGGCCAAATTGAGCATCGAGTCGAGGTGGGCTCGCGACAGTGAGGGTTCCGTGCCCCCGGCCCTGGTGTACAGGAGCTTCATCACCTCCGCGGCCACCGGCTCCGGCATGCGGGCCAGGTCCGATTTGGAGGCAACGCCCGTCTGCAGCGCGTTCAACGCCTGCGCGGCGACCGACTCCTGGGTGGCCGCCGCTTGCATGGCTGCGGCGAAGAACCTGCGGCCGATGCCCGGCCGGTCGCGTTCGAGAGCGGGAAGGATTTCCCGCCGCACCCGCACGCGCGCGAACCTCGTGTCGGCGTTCGACGGGTCTTCGTAGGCGACGATTTCGCGGCGGCGCAGGAAGTCCACGACCTCGCGCCTCCAGACCAACAGCAGCGGCCGCACAAAGGCACCGCGCCGGCTGGGCATGCCGCGCAGGCCGGCCAGCCCACAGCCGCGCATCAGGTGCATGACCGCGCCTTCGACCAGGTCGTCCGCCGTGTGCGCGAGAGCGACCACGTCGGCTCGGGTCTGACTTCGGGCCCGGCTCAGGAATGCGTAGCGAAGCGCGCGCGCCCCCGCCTGGATTGAGCCCCGCGGCATCGCTTCACTCCGGCGCTCACTGACGACATCGACGCCCAGGCGCACGCACAGGGCGCGAACTTGATCGGCCACCAGCTCCGAGCCGGCTCGCAAGGCGTGGTCGTAATGGGCGACGATCACGTCGCAACCCAACTCGTGAGCGGCGACGAGCAGGGCGCACGAGTCAGGCCCGCCCGACACCGCGACCAGGACGCGATCTCCGGGTCGGATCAGGCCGGACTCGCTGATGCCGGTCAGGACCGGATCGGAGGAATGTTTTCGCAGCATGGTGGTGCCGGCTGGACTCGAACCAGCGACAACGCGATTATGAGTCGCGCGCTCTACCACCTGAGCTACGGCACCGCGGGCGCCACCTGACGAGGCCACGCGCTGGTGCGCAGCCCCGGAAATGCTAGCGCGCGGCGATCGCCCGCGCCTTCAACTTGCGCTTCTTCGTCCGGCGCTTGGCGAGCGCGACCTTCTTCCTCTTGTTCACGTCCTCTCCTAAAAGCGACGGAGCCGTGCGCGGCTCCGCGGGGATTCAATTTGGTTGCGGAGGTCGGATTCGAACCGACGACCTTCGGGTTATGAGCCCGACGAGCTGCCGCTGCTCCACTCCGCGATTGGATTATACCCGCGGGTTCGCCGCCCACCGAGGCGGGAGCCGGCTTCAGTGCGCTTTGGGTGAAACTTTGGGAGGCGCGCTCGGCGGCGGTTTGGGTGACGGGCTGGGGGCGGTCGTCACCAGATAGAGGCGTTCCTGTGGTCGGGCGTACCCGTTGAGCCGGGCCTCCTCCTCGTTCGCAGCTCCCGAGGTGATCGCTTCGGCGTCCTTGCGGTACCCCTGGTTTTGCCCGGCGAGCACGGCGTTCTGGCGCCGCAGGTCGGCGACCTGCTGGTTCAATTTGTGGCCGATGTACGCCTCCTGGGCGAAAGCCACTCCGGCCCAGATGACCGTCACCGACACCGCGGCGACAAGGATCGCGTGGCGCATTCCGAGCGCATTGGTGCGCACGGTCCCGGCGGCGACTATGGCTCTGCTGTGTCTCATGCTGCGTCGTGTTCAAGAACTGCCGAGCGGATGCCGGATGCGCCCACGGACGCACCGGTGCCCGACTATAACAAACGCCCCCGGCGCCGACTCGTCAGGTGGTCTTTTCCCAGCGGCGCGCCAGCTCGTCCGCGTCGAGGTCCCGGAAGCTCACGCCGTCTTGGCGCAGCGACGCTTCGGTGGCGGCGAAGCGCCGGCGGAATCGCTGCCCGGCGACCCGCAGGGCGTCCTCGGGATTGACCTTCAGGCGCCGTGCCAGCGAAACGACGGCGAAAAGCAGATCGCCCATCTCCTCGAAGTTCTTGCGCGCGTCGGCGGACACGGCAAGCTCGCGGGCCTCTTCCGCAACCGACTCCGCGGACTCGATCGGTGAGGTGAAGTCAAAACCCACGCGCGCGGCGCGTTTCTGCAGGCCGAGGGCCCAGGCCAGGGCCGGCAGCGTCGTCGGCACGCGGTCGACGACCGACTCCTCCCGGCCTGCCTTGCGCGCCTCATGCATCTTCTGGTGCTCCCAGTTGCGAAGCACCTCTTCCGCGTCGGCGACCGTCGTCGTGGCGAAGACGTGCGGGTGCCTGGCGACCATCTTCGCGGCCACCGCCTCGGACACCTGAGCCGCATCGAAACGGGATTGCCCGGCGGCGATCTCGGCATGCATCGCGATCTGCAGGAGCAGGTCTCCCAGCTCTTCTTTCATCTTCGCGTCGTCGCCCGAATCGATCGCCTCGAGGAGCTCGTACGTCTCCTCGAGCAGGTAGGGACGCAGCGACTCGTGCGTCTGCTCGCGGTCCCAGGGGCAGCCTCCAGGCGCGCGCAGCCTGGCCACGACCTCGAAGATGGCCGCGATGCCCGGCGAGTACGGCTTTTCCGGCTCGTTCGTCATCGAGCCTGATTCTGGCACGGACGCTTCACCGGCCAGGCACCGCGGCCGCGCTGCGGCCGGATGCGTAAAGCCCGGCCATCTCGTCGAGGAGCCGCAGCAGGTCGCCCTGCCAGCCCTCGCCCTGCCGCCTCAGCTTCAGGCGGTTGGGCGCGACGGCGATGCGCCCCGCCATCCGTCGAGACAGCTCGTCGACGTCCAGGTAGCGCTGCGGATCGACGCGAATCACGATGTCGTGGCCGTCGGCCACCACGCCACGCAGGCCCATCCGCTGGCCTCGCAGCTTGACGCGCAGCGAGTACGCGAGGTTGTCCAGCTGCGCCGGGCCTGGGCCATATCGGTCCTCGAGCGAGCGCAGCACGGCGTCCAGCTCCGGCTCATCCTCGGTGGCGGCGAGTTGGCGGTAGGCACCGAGCCGCAGCTTCTCGTCTCGGATGTAAGAACGCGGAATGAAGTGATCGAGCGGCAGGTCGAGGTTCATCTCCGCGGTGGAGAGCACGTCGCCGACGGCCGTCTCCTCGGAGCCGGAACGCATCTTCGCCACCGCGCTCTGCAGCATCTGCAGGTACATCTCGAATCCGACCGCGGCGATGGCGCCGTGCTGTTCGGTGCCGAGGAGGTTGCCCGTGCCGCGGATCTCGAGGTCGCGAAGCGCGATCTTGAATCCCTGCCCGAGCTCGTGCAATCCGGAGATCACGTCCAACCGCTTGTCCGCCTGCTCGGTCAGCGAGCGGCGCGGGTCGTAGAGGAAGTAGGCGTAGGCGCGCCTGCCCGACCGTCCGACGCGCCCCCGCAGCTGATACAGCTGAGCCAGCCCAAAACGGTCAGAGCGCTCGACGATGATGGTGTTGACATTGGGGATGTCGAGCCCTGATTCGATGATGGTCGTGCACGCGAGCACGTCGAACTTGGCCGATTCGAACTCGACCATGACCTCCGCCAGCTCGTCCTCGGCCATCTGGCCGTGACCGACCGTGACCCGCGCCCCAGGCACCAGGCGCCGGATCCTTGCGGCGGCCTTCTGAATCGTGCGCACCCGGTTGTGGACGTAATAGACCTGGCCGCCACGCTGCAGCTCGCGTTCGATGGCTTCCCTGACCAGGTCGTCATCGTCCGCGGTGACATACGTCTTGATCGGCTGCCGTTCCTCCGGCGGGGTCTGAATCACGCTCATGTCGCGGATCCCGCCGACGGCCATGTGCAGGGTCCGCGGAATCGGCGTCGCTGAAAGGGAGAGGACGTCGAGCTGGGTTCGCAGCTTCTTCAACCTCTCCTTCTGCATGACGCCGAATCGATGCTCCTCGTCGACGATGAGCAGCCCCAGTCGCTTGAAGCGCACGTCGCGCTGAAGCAGGCGGTGGGTGCCGACGACGATGTCCACCTGCCCAGCCTTGATGCCTTCGATCGCCCGGGCCTGAGTCTCGTCGTCGACGAATCGCGAGAGCATTTCGACTGCGACCGGGAACCTGCTCAGCCGCTCCCGAAAGACATGGAAATGCTGCTGGGCCAAAACCGTTGTCGGCGCCAGCACGGCAACCTGCTTGCCGCTCATCGCAGCCTTGAAAGCCGCGCGAAGCGCGAGCTCCGTCTTGCCGAACCCGACGTCACCGCACAGGAGGCGGTCCATGGGGCGATCCGACTCCATGTCGGCCTTGATCTCGGCGAGGGCCGCGAGCTGGTCGGGCGTTTCCTCATAAGGAAAGGACGTCTCGAGCTCCTGCTGCCATGCCGTGTCCGGAGCAAACGCAATGCCGGGCCGGGCCTCCCTGACCGAGTAGATCTTCAGCAGCTCGTCGGCCACGTCCTGGACCACCTTGCGTGCGCGACCACGCGCGCGCGTCCAGTCCGCCGTGCCCAGGCGGTGCAGCGCCGGCTGCCCCTCCCCACCCAGGAACTTCTGCACCCGGTCGAGGTTCTCGACCGGAACGTACAGGCGGTCGCCCTCGGCATACTCGAGCTCGAGGTACTCGCGATGGGCGCCTTCAGACTCGATCAGCCGCATCCCCACGAAGCGGGCGATTCCATGGTCGACGTGGACGACCAGCTCGTCCGGGGCGAACTCGAGCGTGAACTCGCGCGTCAGATCCTCGGTGCGGGTCCTGGCGGAACGTCCGCCGCGGGAGGCTCGACGGAGCCTGCCGAACAGCTCGGCGTCGGTCGCCAGGTGGAATCCGATCGCCGGCTGAGAGCACCCGGCCGCAATGTCGATGTCGGCGTACCTCAATGCCGGCTCCAGGTCGAGATCCAGGTCGAGGTCGACGCCGGCCAATGGCGCACGCACCCCGCTTTCGTCAAGGAGCGCTTGCACGCGCTCCCGCTGCTCGCTCGCCAGGACGACCGCCGCCGACTCGCTGCGGGCGGCGAAGTCGGCCACGGCGCGAGCCCGTCCGACCAGCGGCTCGCCCTCGACCCAGCCGAGGTCGAGTGCGTCGCCGCTCGGCTCGCCTGACGTCAGGCGAAGCACGGGCCGGCTCCCGAATTCCTCCAACCGATCGACGGCGACCGTGGGCAGGGTGAAGCCTCGAGGCAGCTCTCCGCCTCCAGCCTCGGCCGCGGCCAGCATCGCGGTCTCTTCGAGGACCGTCCGAGCGTCGGCGAGCTGGCGCTCCGCCTCGAAATCCAGGACCGCGGCGCCCGCGGGAAGATGGTCGAGGAGGCAAGGGCGTGATGGGTCGAGGTAGGCGGAGTAGAACTCGACGCCCGGAAACGCCGATCCCGCCTCGAGCCGCACGAGCTCGTCGTCCCAGACCGAGCGCACGTCGCCGCGCAGGCCATCGAGCGCAACCGACTCGCGAAGCCGGCTCACCGCCTCGACGCCTCGGCGCTCGCCCAACAGCAGTTCCCGGCCGGTGCGGATGGACACCTTAGGTATCGCCATCACCGACCTCTGGTTTTCGGGATCGAACAGCCGCAGGGTTTCGATGACGTCGCCCGACCATTCGGCGCGGATCGGCTCGTCGGCTGCCGCGGGAAAGACATCTAGGATTCCGCCTCGCAGGGAGAACTGCCCGCGATCCTCGACCAGCGCCTCCCGCGAATATCCCAGCTCGACCAGGCGCCAGGCCACGGCCACCGGATCCGGTCCCTGGCCCGGAGCCAGCACCAGCGTCCCCTCCTGCAGCTCGCGCAAGGAGATGGTCTGGCGCGTGCACGCGCGCCGCGACGAGACCACGACGGTCGGTTCCCGACCCGCGCCGGCGAGCGCCGCCAGCGCCTCGAGCCGCTTGTTGACCGCCTCATCAACAGCGGGC encodes:
- the hflB gene encoding ATP-dependent zinc metalloprotease FtsH, coding for MSRFPRSSLFYFALVVVLGLVFWFTWQSIQSGQNASDWDFSTLMSNASSGTVRSLEISGTDGTALDSEGHKHSVTLPDCSGQCKFVDDLMTNHVTIKYDKNNGGNYLLSVLLPNIILVILIAAFMWWVLRQTQSGNNQAISFGRSRARMIAGDKPAITFADVAGVDEAKQELTEIVEFLKYPEKFVALGARIPKGVLLVGPPGTGKTLLSKAVAGEAGVPFFSISGSEFVEMFVGVGASRVRDLFDQAKKNSPCIVFVDEIDAVGRQRGAGLGGGHDEREQTLNQLLVEMDGFDTNTHVIIIAATNRPDVLDPALLRPGRFDRHVTLDRPDIKGRRSILDVHARNKPLDSTVDLEVLARQTPGFSGADLANLINEAAILAARANKKVIGMDELEEAIARVIAGPERKSRRISDHEKEVIAYHETGHALVMKALPHADPVHKVSIISRGMALGWTLSLPEEDKYLISRDELMDQIAGIMGGRVAEEIVFGDITSGAENDIQKATQMARRMVTQWGMSDKLGTVAMGHREELVFLGRDLGEQRNYSEEVAAVIDEEIRSIVNHGYQTAKVILTAQRHKMDAVVERLKVVETLDGKELDEILAHEAPESAAASSTAS
- a CDS encoding nucleoside triphosphate pyrophosphohydrolase, with product MTNEPEKPYSPGIAAIFEVVARLRAPGGCPWDREQTHESLRPYLLEETYELLEAIDSGDDAKMKEELGDLLLQIAMHAEIAAGQSRFDAAQVSEAVAAKMVARHPHVFATTTVADAEEVLRNWEHQKMHEARKAGREESVVDRVPTTLPALAWALGLQKRAARVGFDFTSPIESAESVAEEARELAVSADARKNFEEMGDLLFAVVSLARRLKVNPEDALRVAGQRFRRRFAATEASLRQDGVSFRDLDADELARRWEKTT
- the mfd gene encoding transcription-repair coupling factor yields the protein MYTTAPARWGVTSRSDCPGRGDPVSSLWESTIAAAPLERWLGAGSAEVQVGRLPRSAWAIVAGSIVRACQARGRSVLVLVPGPDRFGDELRPWLAGSPSAHVFAEVAVSFLDRPPAVDEAVNKRLEALAALAGAGREPTVVVSSRRACTRQTISLRELQEGTLVLAPGQGPDPVAVAWRLVELGYSREALVEDRGQFSLRGGILDVFPAAADEPIRAEWSGDVIETLRLFDPENQRSVMAIPKVSIRTGRELLLGERRGVEAVSRLRESVALDGLRGDVRSVWDDELVRLEAGSAFPGVEFYSAYLDPSRPCLLDHLPAGAAVLDFEAERQLADARTVLEETAMLAAAEAGGGELPRGFTLPTVAVDRLEEFGSRPVLRLTSGEPSGDALDLGWVEGEPLVGRARAVADFAARSESAAVVLASEQRERVQALLDESGVRAPLAGVDLDLDLDLEPALRYADIDIAAGCSQPAIGFHLATDAELFGRLRRASRGGRSARTRTEDLTREFTLEFAPDELVVHVDHGIARFVGMRLIESEGAHREYLELEYAEGDRLYVPVENLDRVQKFLGGEGQPALHRLGTADWTRARGRARKVVQDVADELLKIYSVREARPGIAFAPDTAWQQELETSFPYEETPDQLAALAEIKADMESDRPMDRLLCGDVGFGKTELALRAAFKAAMSGKQVAVLAPTTVLAQQHFHVFRERLSRFPVAVEMLSRFVDDETQARAIEGIKAGQVDIVVGTHRLLQRDVRFKRLGLLIVDEEHRFGVMQKERLKKLRTQLDVLSLSATPIPRTLHMAVGGIRDMSVIQTPPEERQPIKTYVTADDDDLVREAIERELQRGGQVYYVHNRVRTIQKAAARIRRLVPGARVTVGHGQMAEDELAEVMVEFESAKFDVLACTTIIESGLDIPNVNTIIVERSDRFGLAQLYQLRGRVGRSGRRAYAYFLYDPRRSLTEQADKRLDVISGLHELGQGFKIALRDLEIRGTGNLLGTEQHGAIAAVGFEMYLQMLQSAVAKMRSGSEETAVGDVLSTAEMNLDLPLDHFIPRSYIRDEKLRLGAYRQLAATEDEPELDAVLRSLEDRYGPGPAQLDNLAYSLRVKLRGQRMGLRGVVADGHDIVIRVDPQRYLDVDELSRRMAGRIAVAPNRLKLRRQGEGWQGDLLRLLDEMAGLYASGRSAAAVPGR
- a CDS encoding DUF2520 domain-containing protein, which gives rise to MGKSSTRSSPTRRRNPPPPARPLPSTPAPPQLIVAGRGNLGRSLARALKAAGHPAQLWPARTGQESLVERLGSLPRAIVFLAVPDGAVPGMAAGLAAHGPIPRRVAFCHLSGALDLASLEPLRARHAVGSFHPLQSFPEPRPPASFRGIVVAVDASTSPLRRQLAGLACDLGARPKHVDDSQRVLYHAAAVFASNYVDALLREAVELLKAAGWNEQEAMDGLGPLAEGALANLRRHGPVAALTGPVRRGDVETVRRHVAALEAIDEGAEPERGSRVTDLYRMLGQIALEIAREAGLEPAAAERMRRALTQHAAATRRRRRT
- the tilS gene encoding tRNA lysidine(34) synthetase TilS; protein product: MLRKHSSDPVLTGISESGLIRPGDRVLVAVSGGPDSCALLVAAHELGCDVIVAHYDHALRAGSELVADQVRALCVRLGVDVVSERRSEAMPRGSIQAGARALRYAFLSRARSQTRADVVALAHTADDLVEGAVMHLMRGCGLAGLRGMPSRRGAFVRPLLLVWRREVVDFLRRREIVAYEDPSNADTRFARVRVRREILPALERDRPGIGRRFFAAAMQAAATQESVAAQALNALQTGVASKSDLARMPEPVAAEVMKLLYTRAGGTEPSLSRAHLDSMLNLARPGRGGRGVDLPGGLRFRIVGDRMEVVASPPKRPVENGARPRLEVVRCRGCDDPAATHLRPELELRVGFRRPGLRMRPFGGRGSRKLQDIFVDARIPREERDAWPLVFAGDRLAWVPGVAVDSELMSPPGQAAVHVGITPMPVRWRPKVARLETPISPRGEPS